The stretch of DNA CTCCCTTGCGCCACAATTCTCCCAGGCTGTATTTCTTAAGCCAGTCCTTCAGTTGTGTCGCATCCAGTCGTTTCATAGATGTGCATCCCTTTTCCTTTTCACATACAAGTATCGATTCAGGAATCTCAGTCAATTCGTCCACAAGCACATCGGAATGGGTGGTAACGATAAGCTGAGTACGTTTAGAAGCTTCTTTAAGAAGCGTTCCCAGCAGCGGAATTATATCTGTATGAATGCCCAGTTCAGGCTCTTCGATACAAACCAGAGGCGGTGGAGATGAATGACACAAAATTGCCAAAAGGCAAATATACCGGATCGTTCCATCGGAAAGCCGCGTGGCAGGAATGGTGTAGTTTCCTTCTTGCAAAAACAGCTGAACGGTTCCGCCTTCCACGCTGATGTCAAAATCCTCTATCCCCTCATAGAATTCAGCAAGATACTTGAGGATCTCTTTTTTGACTGCTGGTTTCCTGCGGAGCTGATTCAAAACCAAACCGAGATTCAAGCAGTCCTCACTCAAAAAATCATTCGGGGCATCAACCGCCTGGGGAAGGCGTAATTCAGCCTTTCTCCCAAAAGTCCATTCGCGATAAATTTTGATTCTGCCGAACTGCTCACCAAGCCAAGTCAGCTCCGGATATTGATCAGGATCTTTTCGTTGCGCCAGGATGGATTGTTGCGGATCCACATCCTCCCGTTGCAGGCTTCTGTGTTCTTCCTTGACATTGATAACCGGTTGGCCGCGCTGATAACGATAAAAGAAATAAGGCTCTGTTTCACCTGGATCAAGGGATTCATTTTCCAGCCGTTCATCGACGAGTTCAAAACGCTGGCCGGCTTCCGTAAAAGACAAGGTGTATCGCAGGTTTTTTGAGCCTGTGGGCGGATTTGAAACAAGGACTTCTATTTCGGCGACAGGTGTTTCTTCAGCCCCTTTCCAGAGCCAGTCACGAATACCGCCTCCCTTGCGAACCGGAACCGCCAATTCCCTTGGAGCTGACTGTAACAGAGAAACAACCTCGATCAGATTAGACTTGCCTGAACCATTGGGGCCGATCAACACATTGAGCGAACGAAGAGCGATTTCTCCACAATGCTCACCAAAGGAGAGGATATTTGACAGCTTTATTTTTTTTATCAACATCTTTGTTCTCCTTATTCCAGCTTCCAGGGCTTATCAGTATCCTCGTCGGTTTTATACTCCGCCAGCCAACTCTTTCCGAATGGTTTGAATAGATTTCTGTTCAAATCATCCCCTTGTTAATAAAACCTCAGCAAGTTAGGTTTAGTTTTTCTATGTATGGTGTACCGGGTAATTGCACATAGACGTTGAAGCAGAAGATTTCAGCCATCTGCCTGCATCTGAACCTCGAACACACCGGCAGGATTCCATGAAGGTACTGATCATATCACAATTTCTCCGATTTCATGATCTCCCGCTGCATGGCAATTCGTATGATCTCGGAATTTTCAATCTTCAGTTTGCGCATTATTTCCTCCTTTCTTCTCTGAAAGGATTTTAATATATGTATTTATTATGATATTGAAAACAGGAGTCATTGTCAATGAAGCTCCCCGCTGCTTGAGGCGGGGTATTTTTAACGAAACTGCGATGAAGTCAATCCGCCCGCCCTCTCAAAAAAGCGCTTCAGCACACATGTGCCCCCCCATTTCTTCCTGCAGCAAGCTACAGGGTTTCATGGTGAAGGCAAATGAATCGGCCCGAAAACCAGTCGTTACACGATGGAGCCTCACAGATAAACACGTGGGGCTCCAAAATACCCGTCTTCGCCTTCGGCTACGCGGCGGTTATCCGCCTTAGGCTTTGGGCGATATCACGCCGTAGCACAACAATTGTTTGCACATTCATCTACGGGCGAGCCCGTAGTCTTCTGCGAAGGCGGATAAAGGACAAACAGGGCGTAAAAGTCCGTGATCTCCTCTTTCAGCCGGCAAGATCATTGGGATCCAGATGAAACTGGAGGGCCAGGAGCACTTCCAGGGCCATTCCATAGACCATGCATTCCTCGTCCACATCGAACATGGGATTATGACACCTGGCGGTGATGCCCTTCTTCTCGTTCGCACAACCCAGGTTGATGAAACACCCGGGGATTTCCCGGCTGAAATAACCGAAGTCTTCACTGCCCATCATCGGAGGCTGAGGGAAGAGCACCTGGTCTTCTCCCACGAGGGACCGGGTCGCCGACAAGGCTCTTTTGACGGACTGTTCATGGTTAAAAGTCACCGGGTACCCTTCCTCGTAAGAAAAAACATGGGAGGCCCCCTGGGTGGAAGTCAAACCATCGAGCAGGGCCTGGATCTTTTCCCGCACAAGGGTCTGGACCTCGCTTTTCAGGGTCCGCACGGTTCCGGTCATAGTCACCTCGGGAGGGATGATGTTATCGGCCGTGCCCCCATGAAACCGGGTGACAGTGACCACGGCAGATTCCAGGGGATCCACGTTCCGGGATACAACGGACTGAAGAAGCGTAACGAATTGGGCCCCGAGCACGATGGGATCGATGGCGAAGGACGGCTGAGCCGCATGGCCTCCCTTTCCGACAATGCTGATCCGGAAACGATCCGCCTGGCTAAGGAAGGCACCGGGAGAGATCCCGAAATGACCGGCCTCAAGACCCGGCCACACGTGAAGCCCGAAGATCTCATCCACTCCTTCGAGCACCCCGTCCTCAACCATGGCCAGGGCGCCGCCCGGGGGACTTTCTTCGCTGGGCTGAAAAACCAGGCGCACTGAGACCTTGAGTCGATCTTTCATTTCTGACAGCACCCGGCCTGCTCCAAGAAGTATCGCCGTGTGAACATCGTGGCCGCACATGTGGGCCCTCCCTTTGATCCTGGAACGGTAAGGGATCTCGCCCAGCTCCTCCATGGCCAGGGCGTCCATGTCCGCCCGAAGGGCAATACGCCTCTCCGCCCCCGGCACATCAATGTCCCCGACAACCCCGGTTTTTCCTACTCCCCGGGTCACCTTCAATCCGATCCTTTCAAGCTCATCAGCCACGACCCCCGCCGTTCTCTGAACCTCGAAACCCAGTTCGGGGTGCATGTGGAGATCGCGGCGGATCTCAACAATATCCGGGAAATGATTCCTGCATCGTTCGAAAACACTCGAGATCAGTTCTTTCATCAGATCCTCCCATCACATATTCAGCACCGCGCCGGTGTCTGCCGATGTCACGTATCGGCTGTACCTGGCAAGCCACCCCCCCTTCACCTTGGGGATAAAGGGCCTGAGTTTCTGGATACGCCGTTCTATTTCCTTCCTGCTCACCACCAGGTCCAGGGTTCCCTTGGCCGCGTCGATCCGTACCCGTTCGCCTTTCCGGATCACAGCTATGGGGCCACCCGCAGCCGCCTCCGGTGAAACATGTCCCACACACAACCCCCGGGTCCCTCCCGAAAATCGACCGTCAGTAATCAGGGCGGCCCTTATTCCCGCCCCGGCAATTGCTGCAGTAGGGCTGAGCATCTCCTGCATCCCGGGTCCACCCCTGGGGCCTTCGTACCGAATCACCACCACATCGCCATCCTTGACCTTCCCCTTGAGGATCCCATCCAGGGCCTCTTCCTGGGATTCGAAGATCCTCGCCGGTCCCTCGAAGACCATCATATCGGGGTCCACCCCCGCCGTCTTGACCACCGCCCCTTTTGGAGCGAGATTCCCGAAGAGGACCGTCAACCCCCCCGTACTGCTGAAGGGCTCCCCGGCCCTTCGGATGACGTCCCCGTCAGGTTTCGGCGCCCCTTTCACCAGATCTTTCAGGGTTCCCTTGAGGGTGCGGGCATCCAGATCAAGACCTGCCTTGGTGTTTTCGGCGATTTCCCGTAATATGGCCGGGATTCCGCCTGCCCCATGGACGTCTTCTATGTGTACTTCAGGCCGGGATGGAGAAACCTTGCAGATACACGGAGTTCTTTTCGAGAGGGGATTCAACCTTCGTATATTGTACTTGAGACCGGCCTCGGAGGCCAGTGCAAGGGTGTGCAAGACCGTGTTGGTGGACCCCCCCATGGCCATGTCACAAATGAAGGCGTTCTGGATGGAAGAGGTGGTCAAGAGATCCAAGGGGCGGATATCCTCCTTGACAGCGGTCTTGAGGACCCTTGCCGCCTCCTTGACAAGGGCCAGCCTAGCCGGGTTGAGCCGGGTCTTCGTCTTCTTCTTGTCGGCCCAAACCTCTGCCGTGATGGTTCCGTTCCCCGGAAGCGCAAAACCGATCACCTCTCCCAGGCAGTTCATGGAGTTGGCGGTAAACATTCCGGAGCAGGAACCACATCCCGGACACGCCATGCCGGCCAGACGTTCCAGGGCCCTAAGGGAAAGGTCTCCTACGGAATAGCGTCCGATACCCTCGAAGATCGTGATGAGGTCGGATCCGTCCTTACCGGCGAGCATGGCCCCCCCGGAGACGTAAACCGCAGGGATATTGACCCGAACCATGGCATTGTACATGGCCGGAACAATCTTGTCGCAATTCCCGAGCCCGATCCATCCGTCGCAGGGATGGGCTCCCAGGA from Deltaproteobacteria bacterium encodes:
- a CDS encoding AAA family ATPase, with the protein product MLIKKIKLSNILSFGEHCGEIALRSLNVLIGPNGSGKSNLIEVVSLLQSAPRELAVPVRKGGGIRDWLWKGAEETPVAEIEVLVSNPPTGSKNLRYTLSFTEAGQRFELVDERLENESLDPGETEPYFFYRYQRGQPVINVKEEHRSLQREDVDPQQSILAQRKDPDQYPELTWLGEQFGRIKIYREWTFGRKAELRLPQAVDAPNDFLSEDCLNLGLVLNQLRRKPAVKKEILKYLAEFYEGIEDFDISVEGGTVQLFLQEGNYTIPATRLSDGTIRYICLLAILCHSSPPPLVCIEEPELGIHTDIIPLLGTLLKEASKRTQLIVTTHSDVLVDELTEIPESILVCEKEKGCTSMKRLDATQLKDWLKKYSLGELWRKGEIGGTRW
- a CDS encoding amidohydrolase, with translation MKELISSVFERCRNHFPDIVEIRRDLHMHPELGFEVQRTAGVVADELERIGLKVTRGVGKTGVVGDIDVPGAERRIALRADMDALAMEELGEIPYRSRIKGRAHMCGHDVHTAILLGAGRVLSEMKDRLKVSVRLVFQPSEESPPGGALAMVEDGVLEGVDEIFGLHVWPGLEAGHFGISPGAFLSQADRFRISIVGKGGHAAQPSFAIDPIVLGAQFVTLLQSVVSRNVDPLESAVVTVTRFHGGTADNIIPPEVTMTGTVRTLKSEVQTLVREKIQALLDGLTSTQGASHVFSYEEGYPVTFNHEQSVKRALSATRSLVGEDQVLFPQPPMMGSEDFGYFSREIPGCFINLGCANEKKGITARCHNPMFDVDEECMVYGMALEVLLALQFHLDPNDLAG
- the ilvD gene encoding dihydroxy-acid dehydratase; this translates as MPKKKHFINEGIENIRARGSRIVAEGTSMLPAAALMKGAGVIRSFRDRRKPFVTLINSYTNHIPGHAHLEELGRVLEKELKRQGFNVWHANIGGAVCDGIAMGHFGMKYSLPSRELIADQIETILGAHPCDGWIGLGNCDKIVPAMYNAMVRVNIPAVYVSGGAMLAGKDGSDLITIFEGIGRYSVGDLSLRALERLAGMACPGCGSCSGMFTANSMNCLGEVIGFALPGNGTITAEVWADKKKTKTRLNPARLALVKEAARVLKTAVKEDIRPLDLLTTSSIQNAFICDMAMGGSTNTVLHTLALASEAGLKYNIRRLNPLSKRTPCICKVSPSRPEVHIEDVHGAGGIPAILREIAENTKAGLDLDARTLKGTLKDLVKGAPKPDGDVIRRAGEPFSSTGGLTVLFGNLAPKGAVVKTAGVDPDMMVFEGPARIFESQEEALDGILKGKVKDGDVVVIRYEGPRGGPGMQEMLSPTAAIAGAGIRAALITDGRFSGGTRGLCVGHVSPEAAAGGPIAVIRKGERVRIDAAKGTLDLVVSRKEIERRIQKLRPFIPKVKGGWLARYSRYVTSADTGAVLNM